From a single Chitinophaga sp. Cy-1792 genomic region:
- a CDS encoding LutB/LldF family L-lactate oxidation iron-sulfur protein — protein MHEIASNFLEESERKASDLGHRQTINFNIGRYNTAVKAGKLQFTDLMGARERAKNIKWRAIEHLDKHLEEFEMNITRRGAKVIWAETAEQVQQEILAICKAKQCKSIVKSKSMATEEVHLNSFLANNGIECVETDLGEYIQQLDGEPPYHIVTPAMHKSKEDVARLFAEKLGTDPGLTPEQLTMVAREKLRQKYLEAEIGITGANFIIADTGSICVTENEGNARLSTAFPKTHIVLVGIEKVLPSITDLALFWPLLATYGTGQQITAYNSIFSGPRQEGEIDGPEEMYVILMDNGRTNILEDTVARESLYCIRCGSCLNACPVYKNIGGHTYGTTYSGPIGSVITPHLKGIGDYMHLSFASSLCGNCTEVCPVRINLHELLLHNRQKAVEENFTSGNEKMAWFAWKQGCMSRRMMNMASGKMKNFMLRRFFAKSWGDNRELPVFAKKSFNQLWKERNK, from the coding sequence ATGCACGAAATAGCATCCAATTTTCTGGAAGAAAGCGAAAGAAAAGCGTCTGATCTTGGTCACCGGCAGACTATCAATTTCAACATCGGAAGATATAATACGGCTGTCAAGGCTGGTAAACTCCAATTCACGGACCTTATGGGCGCCCGTGAAAGAGCTAAAAATATTAAGTGGCGAGCCATAGAACACCTGGACAAACACCTGGAAGAATTCGAAATGAATATCACCAGACGTGGCGCCAAGGTTATCTGGGCAGAAACCGCCGAACAGGTACAGCAGGAAATTCTTGCCATCTGTAAAGCCAAACAATGCAAAAGCATTGTAAAAAGTAAGTCCATGGCTACAGAAGAGGTTCACCTGAACTCCTTTCTGGCCAATAACGGCATAGAATGCGTGGAAACTGACCTGGGTGAGTACATCCAGCAGCTTGATGGAGAACCACCTTATCACATCGTGACTCCCGCCATGCATAAAAGCAAGGAAGACGTAGCCCGTCTTTTTGCTGAAAAACTGGGCACCGATCCGGGCCTCACACCTGAGCAACTGACCATGGTTGCCCGCGAAAAACTCCGACAAAAATATTTAGAGGCAGAAATAGGTATTACCGGCGCCAACTTCATCATTGCGGATACAGGTTCTATCTGTGTTACGGAAAATGAAGGTAATGCACGCCTGAGCACCGCTTTCCCTAAAACACATATTGTACTGGTAGGAATAGAAAAGGTATTGCCTTCTATTACTGATCTGGCGCTGTTCTGGCCTTTACTGGCTACCTATGGTACCGGTCAGCAGATCACTGCGTACAATTCAATATTCAGTGGTCCCCGCCAGGAAGGCGAAATAGACGGCCCTGAAGAGATGTACGTTATCCTTATGGATAATGGACGTACCAACATCCTGGAAGATACTGTTGCAAGGGAAAGCCTCTACTGTATCCGTTGTGGCTCCTGCCTCAACGCCTGCCCTGTATATAAAAATATCGGCGGCCATACCTACGGAACCACCTACAGTGGCCCAATAGGCTCCGTGATTACGCCACACCTCAAAGGAATCGGTGACTATATGCACCTGAGCTTTGCCTCTTCCCTTTGTGGCAACTGTACAGAAGTATGCCCGGTACGTATTAATCTGCACGAATTACTGCTGCATAACCGCCAGAAGGCGGTAGAAGAGAACTTCACCAGTGGCAACGAAAAAATGGCCTGGTTTGCCTGGAAACAGGGTTGCATGAGCCGTCGTATGATGAATATGGCCAGTGGTAAAATGAAGAATTTTATGTTACGCAGGTTCTTTGCTAAAAGCTGGGGAGATAACAGGGAACTACCTGTTTTTGCGAAGAAATCATTCAACCAGCTGTGGAAAGAAAGAAATAAGTAA
- a CDS encoding RNA polymerase sigma factor, whose protein sequence is MKDATDVDLIQEYKRSGKLDVLAALYQRYMNLVYGVCLKYFDEGASKDAVMQIFEELISKLQQHEVQNFKSWLHVLTRNHCLMKIRAMKNKESLQVEVEESKLMENADSGHHENGTTLEDNLQAMEKCMDTLPEEQKRSVDLFYLKEKSYREVSAITGYDMNKVKSYIQNGKRNLKICMEQHD, encoded by the coding sequence ATGAAAGACGCTACAGACGTCGATTTGATCCAGGAGTACAAGCGCTCCGGCAAATTGGATGTGCTGGCTGCATTATATCAGCGATATATGAACTTAGTATATGGGGTATGCCTTAAATATTTCGATGAAGGAGCCAGTAAAGACGCAGTGATGCAGATATTTGAGGAGCTGATCAGCAAATTGCAGCAGCATGAAGTGCAGAATTTCAAAAGCTGGCTGCACGTATTGACCCGGAACCACTGCCTGATGAAGATCAGGGCCATGAAAAACAAGGAATCCCTGCAAGTAGAGGTAGAAGAATCTAAACTTATGGAAAACGCAGATTCCGGGCATCATGAAAATGGAACAACACTGGAAGACAATCTTCAGGCAATGGAAAAATGTATGGATACCTTACCGGAAGAACAAAAACGTAGTGTTGACCTGTTTTATCTGAAAGAAAAGAGTTACAGAGAGGTGAGCGCTATCACCGGGTATGACATGAACAAGGTGAAAAGTTATATCCAGAACGGTAAGCGGAACCTCAAAATATGTATGGAGCAGCATGACTGA
- the purH gene encoding bifunctional phosphoribosylaminoimidazolecarboxamide formyltransferase/IMP cyclohydrolase — MQKQIKSALISVFYKDNLENIVKKLGEQGVTIYSTGGTQQFIEEQGVKCVAVEDLTAYPSILGGRVKTLHPKVFGGILARRENPQDLEQLKQYEIPEIDLVIVDLYPFEETVKSAAAEQAIIEKIDIGGISLIRAAAKNFKDVVIVGSKDQYADLEKVLTENNGATSIEDRKGFAAKAFEVCANYDVAISQYFLNNEPGDYFQVSVKEGQVNRYGENPHQRGVFYGDLNEIFNKLHGKELSFNNLVDVDAACQLIQEFTETTFAVIKHTNVCGIASRPTLKEAWDAALAGDKESAFGGVLVTNKQIDKQTAESISEIFFEILIAPGFDADALPVLQSKKNRILLEQKQPVKAKYAYKNILNGVLLQDADNGNYKEWNDVGARAATAAERADLEFANIVCKHLKSNAIALVRDKQLVGKGCGQTSRIDALRHAIEKSKQFNFDLKGAVMASDAFFPFNDCVSIAHDAGITAVIQPGGSMRDNDSIEFCKEHGMVMVMTGMRHFRH, encoded by the coding sequence ATGCAAAAGCAAATTAAATCAGCTCTGATCTCCGTTTTCTATAAAGATAACCTGGAGAACATCGTTAAAAAATTAGGAGAACAGGGTGTTACGATCTATTCTACCGGCGGTACTCAGCAATTTATTGAGGAGCAGGGCGTAAAATGCGTAGCAGTTGAGGATCTCACTGCTTATCCTTCCATTCTGGGAGGCCGTGTTAAAACACTGCACCCTAAAGTATTTGGTGGTATCCTGGCTCGCCGCGAGAACCCACAGGATCTGGAACAACTGAAACAGTACGAAATTCCGGAAATTGACCTGGTAATCGTAGACCTGTATCCATTCGAGGAAACAGTGAAAAGCGCTGCTGCAGAACAAGCTATCATTGAAAAAATCGACATAGGTGGTATCTCCCTCATCCGTGCTGCTGCTAAAAATTTCAAAGATGTTGTTATCGTTGGTTCTAAAGACCAATACGCAGACCTGGAAAAAGTGCTGACAGAAAACAACGGCGCTACCAGCATCGAAGACCGTAAAGGCTTTGCTGCTAAAGCATTTGAAGTATGTGCTAACTATGATGTTGCCATCTCTCAATATTTCCTGAATAACGAACCAGGTGATTACTTCCAGGTTTCCGTTAAAGAAGGTCAGGTAAACCGTTATGGCGAAAACCCTCACCAACGTGGCGTTTTCTACGGCGACCTGAATGAAATCTTCAACAAACTGCATGGTAAGGAGTTGTCTTTCAATAACCTCGTGGATGTTGACGCTGCCTGCCAGCTGATCCAGGAGTTTACTGAAACTACCTTCGCTGTTATCAAACATACCAACGTTTGCGGTATCGCTAGTCGCCCTACGCTGAAAGAAGCCTGGGACGCTGCACTGGCTGGTGATAAGGAAAGCGCTTTCGGCGGTGTACTGGTTACCAACAAACAAATCGACAAACAAACTGCTGAGTCTATCAGTGAAATCTTCTTCGAAATCCTGATCGCTCCGGGCTTCGACGCTGATGCACTGCCAGTACTGCAAAGCAAGAAAAACCGTATCCTGCTGGAACAGAAACAGCCTGTAAAAGCTAAATACGCTTACAAAAACATCTTAAACGGTGTATTGCTGCAGGATGCAGACAATGGCAACTACAAAGAATGGAACGACGTAGGCGCACGCGCTGCAACCGCCGCAGAAAGAGCTGACCTGGAATTTGCCAACATCGTTTGCAAACACCTGAAATCCAACGCTATCGCACTGGTTCGTGATAAACAACTCGTAGGTAAAGGTTGTGGCCAGACTTCCCGTATCGATGCACTGCGTCATGCCATCGAAAAATCCAAACAGTTCAACTTTGACCTCAAAGGTGCTGTGATGGCTTCCGATGCATTCTTCCCATTCAATGATTGCGTAAGCATCGCCCACGACGCCGGTATCACCGCTGTAATTCAGCCTGGTGGTTCTATGCGCGACAACGACTCCATCGAATTCTGCAAAGAACATGGTATGGTAATGGTTATGACTGGTATGAGACATTTCAGACACTAA
- a CDS encoding energy transducer TonB translates to MTDKKPNKEQQVSPELIRQYLAGELDDKAMHALERQALDDPFLADALEGFEAVAPDQQHNIDDLHARLNQRVQPARGKVRALYYRFAAAAAILLVMVVGGYYLVNTTVKPPEVAMKHEPDTTVIPSGDINATKQQPATHEDSMPAGNAKPALMLAQRTLPAKKEKKPVVISQEENAPVVNTWSGNMNADTKISATDSMLEKSHKELNDVVVMGYGVKRKSLESSVPSIQAQPLAIDKSASQQKDSMQVTPMLAGRAPGIMANKNRVDTINVVLQPDNRALSEVVVMGYSKEGEESETPAPEGPRPYGGYSGFKKYIAENNRVSDTALIGATVRIAFKVDKDGDLSDFRVIKGKNIAAGEAAIKIIKNGPSWKGADDGKTRTVKVSITFRPIKIIDRK, encoded by the coding sequence ATGACTGATAAAAAACCAAATAAGGAACAGCAGGTTAGTCCTGAGCTCATCCGCCAGTACCTGGCAGGTGAACTGGACGATAAGGCCATGCACGCCCTGGAACGCCAGGCGCTGGATGACCCGTTCCTGGCTGACGCCCTGGAAGGTTTTGAAGCAGTTGCGCCTGATCAGCAACATAATATAGATGATCTTCATGCGAGGTTGAACCAAAGGGTACAGCCTGCCAGAGGAAAAGTGAGGGCCCTGTACTATCGTTTTGCGGCTGCTGCTGCCATTTTATTGGTGATGGTGGTTGGTGGTTATTATCTCGTAAATACGACCGTTAAGCCGCCTGAAGTGGCGATGAAACACGAACCAGATACCACTGTTATACCATCCGGTGATATTAATGCTACCAAACAGCAACCTGCAACACATGAAGACAGTATGCCTGCCGGAAACGCAAAGCCGGCATTAATGCTGGCACAGCGTACGCTACCAGCAAAAAAAGAAAAGAAACCTGTCGTAATCAGTCAGGAAGAAAATGCCCCGGTTGTTAATACATGGTCAGGGAATATGAATGCCGATACAAAGATCAGCGCTACAGATTCCATGCTCGAAAAATCCCACAAAGAACTAAATGATGTGGTGGTGATGGGCTACGGTGTGAAACGGAAATCACTAGAAAGTAGTGTGCCCTCTATTCAGGCGCAGCCATTAGCAATTGATAAATCTGCCAGCCAGCAGAAAGACTCCATGCAGGTGACACCTATGCTGGCAGGAAGGGCACCTGGTATTATGGCTAATAAAAACCGTGTAGATACAATCAACGTCGTTCTTCAACCAGACAACAGGGCATTAAGTGAGGTAGTGGTAATGGGTTATAGCAAAGAGGGTGAAGAGTCAGAAACACCGGCACCAGAAGGCCCAAGACCTTATGGAGGCTATAGCGGGTTCAAAAAATATATCGCTGAAAACAACCGTGTTTCCGATACAGCATTGATCGGCGCTACTGTTCGTATTGCCTTTAAGGTAGATAAAGACGGAGATTTGAGTGATTTCCGTGTAATTAAGGGCAAAAATATAGCCGCCGGTGAGGCAGCTATAAAGATTATTAAGAACGGTCCTTCCTGGAAAGGAGCAGATGATGGTAAAACCAGGACTGTTAAGGTCAGCATTACTTTCCGGCCGATAAAAATTATTGACCGTAAATAA
- a CDS encoding ComEC/Rec2 family competence protein → MRIIFPVIAGVSFQIYHVKNVCAFTLMPASLLLLLAFRFLPLTWKYKFQQLHALIVASLLFATGAILLYEQDPRNNKQHYTHHYDPGDKLLLHLHSAPEQKGRFVKYLATIQAVYHQQQWMSSTGEVMTYADTGLNRQLQRGSRLITDITLLPVRNMGNPGGFDYQWYCITKGIYHQAFLKQQQVFLYTPLPVNKLDMLLQTMLDYCLRTFRTYIGNGPEAGMAAALLIGYRQDLDKNIVQDYTNTGIVHVIAISGMHLALLYGSLLWLLQWLPASRYANWLRAFLIILFLWGFTLLTGSSASVLRAAVMFTATTIGRFVLQHASNIYNTLAASVFLLICMNPYIILDTGFQLSYLAVLSIVLFYSRINQLFEFKQRWKGYLWEMIALSVAAQILTTPVCLYYFHQFPTWFLLANLLAVPLSTIVIYGEIVLLAVAPFHTPAMWVGTGVKYLIWGMDTIVQYLGKLPGALITAIPCDLLQVVLLYMMIGTLLGYIALQFKPFWWLMVISTAVYIITLGRDTWQRSTRHLLVVYNSRQTAADYIRGYQYQPLFYTDSTGGDVISGRQYFGADQEGKRLFQCRDTPGGNTYLQCAGKKIVIIDSNYRRVKGETSPIKKFKTDYILLTRNPHVDIRQLADFYEIGTVIIGAGNPVWRIQRWKNDCYVLTLRFISVPDQGAYVINF, encoded by the coding sequence TTGCGTATAATCTTTCCCGTTATTGCCGGTGTCAGCTTCCAGATTTATCATGTTAAAAACGTGTGTGCGTTCACGTTAATGCCAGCGTCGTTATTATTGTTACTGGCTTTTCGTTTCCTGCCCCTTACCTGGAAATATAAGTTTCAACAGCTACATGCACTTATCGTAGCATCACTACTATTTGCTACCGGTGCTATCCTTTTGTACGAACAGGATCCGCGAAATAATAAGCAACATTATACACATCACTATGACCCGGGAGACAAGCTCCTGCTTCATTTGCATTCAGCACCGGAACAGAAGGGCCGCTTTGTGAAATACCTTGCTACCATCCAGGCAGTGTATCACCAACAGCAATGGATGTCTTCAACAGGGGAGGTAATGACATATGCAGATACCGGCCTAAACAGGCAACTACAGCGGGGTAGCCGGCTTATCACCGATATAACGTTATTGCCTGTACGTAATATGGGAAACCCCGGTGGCTTCGATTATCAATGGTATTGTATCACCAAAGGCATCTACCATCAGGCTTTTCTAAAACAACAACAGGTATTCCTGTATACCCCTTTACCGGTGAACAAACTTGATATGCTGCTGCAGACAATGCTTGATTACTGCCTGCGCACTTTCAGAACATATATCGGTAACGGGCCGGAAGCTGGTATGGCAGCGGCTTTGCTCATTGGGTACCGGCAGGACCTCGATAAGAATATCGTGCAGGACTATACGAATACTGGCATTGTGCATGTAATCGCAATTTCAGGTATGCACCTCGCATTATTGTACGGGAGCCTGCTCTGGCTCCTGCAATGGCTGCCAGCCAGCCGCTATGCCAATTGGCTCCGGGCATTCCTGATTATCCTGTTTCTCTGGGGATTTACATTGCTGACAGGCTCTTCTGCCTCTGTGCTCCGGGCGGCAGTGATGTTTACTGCCACTACCATAGGCCGTTTTGTATTGCAGCATGCCAGTAACATCTACAATACCCTGGCGGCTTCTGTATTCCTGTTGATTTGCATGAACCCTTATATTATCCTGGATACCGGTTTTCAACTGTCATACCTGGCGGTATTGAGTATCGTACTCTTCTATTCCAGGATTAACCAGCTTTTCGAATTCAAACAACGTTGGAAAGGTTATTTATGGGAGATGATCGCCTTATCTGTAGCAGCCCAGATATTGACGACCCCTGTCTGCCTATATTACTTCCATCAGTTTCCGACCTGGTTTCTGCTGGCTAACCTGCTGGCAGTGCCATTATCCACTATTGTAATTTATGGTGAGATCGTATTGCTGGCAGTAGCCCCGTTTCATACGCCTGCAATGTGGGTGGGAACAGGTGTAAAATACCTGATATGGGGAATGGACACCATTGTACAATACCTTGGAAAACTGCCGGGAGCACTGATTACGGCTATTCCCTGTGACCTGCTGCAGGTCGTATTGCTATACATGATGATTGGTACTTTACTTGGCTATATAGCGCTTCAGTTTAAACCTTTCTGGTGGCTGATGGTTATCAGTACTGCGGTGTATATCATTACGCTGGGCAGGGATACCTGGCAACGAAGTACCCGGCATCTGCTGGTGGTCTATAATTCCAGACAGACAGCCGCAGATTATATTCGCGGTTATCAGTATCAGCCGTTGTTTTATACAGATAGTACCGGGGGAGATGTCATTAGCGGGAGACAATATTTCGGTGCAGACCAGGAGGGAAAAAGGTTGTTTCAATGTCGGGATACACCGGGAGGAAATACCTATTTACAATGTGCCGGAAAAAAAATTGTAATCATTGACAGTAATTACAGGAGGGTAAAAGGGGAGACGTCTCCCATAAAAAAATTCAAGACGGATTATATTTTATTGACACGTAATCCACATGTGGATATCAGGCAGCTGGCTGATTTTTACGAGATTGGAACAGTAATTATAGGTGCCGGAAACCCGGTATGGCGTATACAACGGTGGAAAAATGATTGTTACGTGTTAACTTTGCGCTTCATTTCGGTTCCGGACCAGGGAGCCTATGTTATTAATTTCTAA